A part of Caretta caretta isolate rCarCar2 chromosome 1, rCarCar1.hap1, whole genome shotgun sequence genomic DNA contains:
- the LOC125635703 gene encoding olfactory receptor 52N4-like, producing MSILGNFTILFIVKREPSLHGPMYYFLCMLVVADVVPSTAILPKMLSIFWFNSREINFSACLTQMFCLLSFSSMHSGILVAMAFDRYVAICDPLRHSTTLTNPVVAKIGLAVVLRGIMLVLPYLFLARRWPYCRTNIIPYTYCKHIAVVKLACADIRISSYYSLAVAFLVTGVDVFCIVVSYHVFSYVLSGGFYVGFNNL from the exons ATGT ccatcttggggaacttcacAATCCTGTTCATCGTGAAGAGGGAGCCAAGCCTCCatgggcccatgtactatttcctctgcatgctggtcGTCGCCGACGTGGTCCCGTCTACGGCCATCCTacccaaaatgctgagcatcttctggttcaattccagggagatcaaTTTCAGcgcctgcctcacccagatgttctgCCTTCTCAGCTTCTCTTCTATGCATTCTGGGATCCTTGTGGCCATGGCTTTTgatcgctacgtggccatctgtgatcccctgagacattccaccacTCTGACAAACCCTGTGGTGGCCAAAATTGGCCTGGCCGTGGTGCTGCGTGGCATCATGCTCGTATTGCCCTATCTCTTCCTGGCGAGGAGGTGGCCATACTGCAGAACCAACATCATTCCCTACACATACTGCAAGCACATAGCTGTGGTGAAGCTGGCTTGCGCCGACATCCGCATCAGTAGTTACTACAGCCTCGCTGTGGCATTCTTGGTGACCGGTGTGGATGTGTTTTGTATCGTTGTGTCCTACCACGTCTTTAGCTATGTTTTGAGTGGCGGTTTTTACGTGGGGTTTAataatctctag
- the LOC125645086 gene encoding olfactory receptor 52R1-like, whose translation MQETPFCLSVGHFLSYSMSDSNSTDFNNPSTFILLGIPGLEAAHVWISIPFCAMYAIAILGSFAILFIVKREPSLHGPLYYFLCMLVITDLVPSTAVLPKMLSIFWFNSREINFSACLTQMYFILSFSVIQSGILVAMAFDRYVAICDPLRHSTTLTNPVVAKIGLAMVLRGIMLILPYPFLVRKWPYCRTNIIPYTFCKHIAVVKLACADIRISSYYSLSVAFLVTGVDVFCIAVSYIQILRAIFSLPTKDARLKTFGTCSSHLCVILACYTPHLFSALTQRFGHNVALHFHVLMSNMYLLVPPMLNPIIYGVRTQQIRDRLLQLFTQKGT comes from the coding sequence ATGCAGGAAACACCATTCTGCCTCAGTGTTGGACACTTTCTCTcctactccatgtcagattccaactCAACTGACTTCaacaacccctccaccttcatcctgctgggcattcctggcctggaggcagcccatgtctggatctccatccccttctgtgcCATGTACGCCATAGCCATCCTGGGGAGCTTCGCCATCCTGTTCATCGTGAAGAGGGAGCCCAGCCTCCATGGACCcttgtactatttcctctgcatgctggtcATCACTGACCTGGTCCCGTCTACGGCCGTCCTacccaaaatgctgagcatcttctggttcaattccagggagatcaatttcagtgcctgcctcacccagatgtacttCATTCTCAGCTTTTCTGTGATACAGTCTGGGATCCTCGTGGCCATGGCTTTTGATCGCTATGTGGCCATCTGcgatcccctgagacattccaccacCCTGACAAACCCTGTGGTGGCCAAAATTGGCCTGGCCATGGTGCTGCGTGGCATCATGCTCATATTGCCCTACCCCTTCCTGGTGAGGAagtggccatattgcagaaccaacatcatTCCCTACACATTCTGCAAGCACATAGCTGTGGTGAAGCTGGCCTGCGCAGATATCCGCATCAGTAGTTACTACAGCCTCTCTGTGGCATTCTTGGTGACTGGTGTGGATGTGTTTTGTATCGCTGTGTCCTATatccagatcctcagggccatcttcagcctcccaaCAAAGGATGCCCGCCTCAAGACTTTtgggacctgcagctcccacctctgtgtcatCTTAGCCTGTTACACCCCACATCTCTTCTCTGCCCTCACGCAACGGTTtgggcacaatgtggccctgcatTTCCACGTTCTCATGTCCAACATGTACCTCCTGGTGCCCCCCATGCTAAACCCCATCATCTATGGGGTGAGGACCCAACAGATCCGGGATAGGCTACTCCAGCTCTTTACTCAGAAAGGGACCTAA